A stretch of Labilibaculum sp. DW002 DNA encodes these proteins:
- a CDS encoding energy transducer TonB, protein MKKTFLLLIFAFVILEGFSQAENSNSTNAKSLEDVLKKTLGNLIIQTIPSAVNIEIPQMGIKGNKTQDSLILEEIHTGKYDLIFRFKKKKFKCSVEVLDQKTIHVLVDVKKKKFSAKEINYKPHLPDPVPIDPNEVFVIVDDMPEFPGGQTELQKWIAMNVNYPLKAIQNGITGRVFTSCVINQEGKVENVKVIRSVNPDLDAEAVRVITSMPTWKPGRQNGQLAKVSYTFPINFQLSDPTPVKKDTSEVFVIVDEMPEFPGGSNECQKWIAMNVEYPERAMLNGVMGKVYISFVINKDGMVESVKVIRSVDPDLDSAAVKVISNMPIWKPGRHGGELAKVSFTFPISFYME, encoded by the coding sequence ATGAAGAAAACTTTTTTACTATTGATTTTTGCGTTTGTTATTCTAGAAGGTTTTTCTCAAGCAGAAAACTCTAATTCAACGAATGCAAAAAGCCTAGAAGATGTTCTTAAAAAAACATTAGGTAATCTTATTATTCAAACAATACCATCCGCTGTGAATATTGAAATACCTCAAATGGGTATTAAAGGGAATAAAACTCAAGATTCTTTAATTTTAGAAGAGATTCATACAGGTAAGTATGATCTTATTTTTAGATTTAAAAAGAAGAAATTTAAATGTTCAGTTGAGGTTTTGGATCAGAAGACGATTCATGTTTTAGTTGATGTTAAAAAGAAGAAATTTAGTGCTAAAGAAATAAACTATAAACCACACTTGCCAGATCCAGTGCCAATTGATCCAAATGAGGTCTTTGTTATTGTTGATGATATGCCTGAATTTCCGGGTGGACAAACTGAGTTGCAAAAATGGATTGCAATGAATGTAAACTACCCATTAAAGGCAATACAGAATGGAATTACAGGACGGGTTTTTACTAGTTGTGTCATAAATCAAGAGGGAAAGGTTGAAAATGTAAAAGTAATAAGATCAGTAAATCCTGATCTTGATGCTGAAGCGGTAAGAGTTATTACTAGCATGCCAACTTGGAAACCAGGAAGGCAAAATGGTCAATTAGCTAAAGTATCCTACACATTTCCAATTAATTTTCAATTGTCGGATCCTACTCCAGTTAAGAAAGATACAAGTGAGGTATTTGTTATTGTTGATGAAATGCCCGAATTTCCAGGAGGTTCGAATGAATGCCAAAAATGGATTGCAATGAATGTAGAGTATCCAGAAAGAGCAATGCTAAATGGAGTGATGGGAAAGGTATATATTAGTTTTGTGATTAATAAGGATGGCATGGTTGAAAGCGTGAAAGTTATTCGATCTGTAGATCCAGATCTTGATAGCGCAGCAGTGAAAGTTATTAGTAATATGCCGATTTGGAAGCCCGGACGGCATGGAGGAGAATTGGCTAAGGTTTCTTTTACATTTCCAATCAGTTTTTATATGGAATGA
- a CDS encoding hemoblobin-interacting domain-containing protein, whose protein sequence is MKKYLLLGYLCVFSTILFAQLDPPVLTANGSATVDASFVITFTEVAGWEAVTSPEPIVTYNGVTLTKDTDYTLSYDPNELTLIPSGGNTALQTSATANVTIDVDGYNQAIVEQIIGHGVPTKLGVETEPVADIVNGSAFSTQPEIEVQDQYGNRCTSDGPREITVAKADGGTWTLGGTLVQNADTGLLTYSDLSATSNVVVSTAQISFSADVTAVNSATFNIPLTSPPPLTAGTDNDIDSDIVILFTDDGNWADSIQTLSYRGTVLTVTTDYVVDKGVGTISLKPGGGNSVLQAAGAGNVEITANTYSVATVSQTLTHGAASQLSITTQPTAPTSNGGALATQPILQLKDQYNNNCTTDGTSIVTLSETGDGTWTVDGTNPTASSGIITFTDLTASSNVEVANATLTFEIASFTLASDAFTIPVNPSPALTAATDPTVDANFNINYANDATWETSIASVSYNGSSLALGTDYTIDTGSNFITFIPSGGNSELQTPHDVSTNSEILIVANGYADATINQNLIHGAASQLSITTQPTAPGSNGGALATQPILNLQDQYGNLCTTDDVSTVTLSETGDGTWTVDGTNPTASSGIITYTDLTASSNVEVANATLTFEIASFTLASDAFTIPVNPFPALTAATDPTVDANFNINYANDVTWETSITSVSYNGASLVLGTDYTIDTGSDFITFIPSGGNSELQTPHDGSTNSEILIVANGYADATINQNLIHGAASQFLITTQPTAPGSNGGVLVTQPVLQLKDQYNNNCTTDGTSTVTLSETGDGTWTVDGTNPAASTGVITFTDLTATSDVKVDNATITFDLGSFSLESNAFIIDVNAAPTLTAALGATVDDPFEISYSDNVYWESNIDSIKFNGNIVPLSAYSFNSTTNKITFTPSADPSLQTAISANLEIFVATYGVASVTQEIGHGAAAKIAMQVEPVASAVNGDPFTTQPIVEIQDQYDNVCTTNSSVSITASEDDPGSWTLGGAKVGTVSSGVLAYTDLTASSNSAVTNAYISFTATGLTGEGSATFNLGQNSPPTDFAAAMSATVDGTFIITFTNTNDWQTEITSVTYNGNAVDAAAIDTTIDGQITFDPSLSTALQVAGTNDFVFVASGFSNSSLTQEIGHGVPTAIKVNVEPTAPASNGGLLVQQPEIISQDQYQNTCTGDNATTISVVKGDTGDWTLGGSPNQTLANGTFVYTDLSATSDAAVSGAFLTFSSGSFSDVNSASFDIPVNAVPSITEATNATVDNEFSINFNDDATWRGNITDIQYDGNSLPSLAFEAGNVGRITFKPAESALLQVAGSELITIISSGYANAEFTQEIGHGSVTDLFISTQPVGPNSNGGSLVTQPIVHLHDQYDNICTTDNTTNISSATSGGTWTLGGTGDLTSSAGIFTFTDLTASSSAELTTATITFSAFSLTDVISAAFTIPSLDASPTLLASSTATVDASFEVTFSANADWQLAIDSIRYDSNLIDPAAYDNSQSGKIIFDPSLDSDLQVADTKDLVVYAQGYANASVSQEIKHGAANTLNIVLEPSAPAENGALLANQPAITIRDQYGNDCTSENTIELTAAKGDTNDWNLGGTLVKQAVNGSVSYSDLTASSSAAVTGAFIAFSANGLTTVNSTSFDIPDLTAAPVLTAATEANVDEDFTITFTDNAAWRDQITEIKYGTEVLPAAAYDATVAGEITFKPAESIILQAVANEYLFIVSTSFLKDSVQQEISHGAASMIVITTQPFGPQNNGDEFRTQPIVKIQDQYLNDCTTNNEQEIEANATGGSWIIDGTTSIMVTNGIVEFTDLTARSTDLVSDATITFSGTGLTSQESDSFLIPAPLFAPSLISSTSATVDSLFDVTFSTNADWQGNIDSISYGGTLLSSDAFDKTQSGKIVFDPSKDVEMQVAATKEILVYSRGFQDATVDQEIKHGVPDTLLVETQPEAPLINGGTLDLQPKISVRDQYDNACSDENAYEVTVVNGDGQNWTLGGAVTQAVNGGVINYKDLSVSSDLAITGAFLSFTGAGITLVSSDPFDIPALQNPPNLSAQFDATVDADFELGFFGIDDSWPTSIEMITYEGDTLPSSAYDVESDKIVFHVSEDTLLQKAGVFNIAVKALGYSDATVEQTVGHGVAATMNITQQPLAPPANGDLLAQQPILEFYDQYSNLCDSDNERIITVSRNDEGVWDLAGTLEKTAVDGVVTFDDLSAFSTGPITGAEILFSSTDIDGVVADPFDIPDVSSPPVLNAAVGATVDNPFVISFTEDSVWRNRINVVIVNDSVLVAESYDFSQVGELKLIPSDSEFLQKNGSFEVIVQSRGFSHDTVQQDIQHGVADSLLMLKQPTAPEVNGDLLAQQPELKLADQYLNDCITDNTTMVSVEKYDNKAWELSGTLEVSAVEGAVNFTDLVATSEIAIDSAYLQFLFSGDTVVSSLFTLPVPIIELTAAADVTVDNEFTIQASDNASWRDSISAISFAGETLVDTSYLIEAGNITFYPSLDSILQIARTDTIVIVANGYANAMVEQIIEHGVATEMVFVDQPIGPENNGDTLAQQPKLQLLDQYKNNCDNDNATQVLTAKYSDGSDTDVVDLWDLGGVKTITAIEGLVKYLDLTATSENRVEGARLLFTSDALPNVVSDSFDIVIPPPPVIVGNPNANVDESFFVEFTDNKTWRSLIDDIRYGIRSLEGRYDISVPGRITFDPTVTSILQKSGVDSIYIYSQNYDTVRFEQVLHHGKSKYLVILKEPSAPLTNGDAFLRQPQLQLQDQYRNYCETDNETPIAVKKGDDGDWTLSGTFTQIAVEGLVSYTDLSATSTMEVEGARLEFEGTGIIPKLSQSFTIPEPQVNRAGEANANPELVCYGENSSITLVGFDGTIQWQKYNELDDVFVDVDGETSEIFVTDEVVENAIYRAMVSKEGFTTQYSNAVTVSPIEAPIADFTFEMEYNQVEFTNLSVNATSIVWEFGDGMISSDFEPSHSFVLDNSEGTGYIVTLTASNEACPDSEKQQQIFITTGINELLAQESIAVYPNPSRGEFFVELSNSDKDGVLRIFDQSGKVVATRKLEPSLNKNRIPFDLSNLNAGIYFLTIRYTDKVVRTKLVIQ, encoded by the coding sequence ATGAAAAAATATTTACTCTTGGGATACCTATGCGTATTCTCCACTATTTTATTTGCTCAATTAGATCCTCCTGTCTTAACTGCAAATGGCAGTGCTACCGTGGATGCTAGTTTTGTTATTACTTTTACGGAAGTTGCAGGTTGGGAGGCTGTAACATCTCCTGAGCCTATTGTCACTTATAATGGTGTAACTTTAACAAAAGATACTGACTACACTTTAAGTTACGATCCTAATGAACTTACATTAATTCCTTCAGGAGGTAACACAGCATTGCAAACATCGGCTACTGCTAATGTTACTATTGATGTAGATGGATATAATCAGGCTATAGTAGAACAGATAATTGGTCATGGAGTTCCTACAAAATTAGGTGTTGAAACTGAACCAGTAGCTGATATAGTGAATGGAAGCGCTTTTTCAACACAACCAGAAATTGAGGTTCAAGATCAATATGGAAATAGATGTACTAGTGATGGTCCGCGTGAGATTACTGTGGCAAAAGCAGATGGTGGCACTTGGACATTAGGAGGTACCTTAGTGCAAAATGCAGACACTGGATTACTTACTTATTCTGATTTATCAGCAACAAGTAATGTAGTCGTATCAACTGCGCAAATTAGTTTTTCTGCTGATGTAACTGCTGTGAACTCAGCAACATTTAATATTCCGCTAACAAGCCCACCTCCTCTAACTGCAGGAACAGATAATGATATCGATTCTGATATTGTTATATTATTTACAGATGATGGGAATTGGGCAGATTCAATTCAAACTTTATCTTATAGAGGTACCGTTTTAACTGTAACAACAGATTATGTTGTTGATAAAGGAGTGGGTACAATTAGTTTAAAACCAGGAGGAGGTAATTCAGTCTTACAAGCTGCTGGTGCTGGCAATGTGGAAATTACTGCTAATACTTATAGTGTAGCAACAGTGTCTCAAACTTTAACACACGGAGCAGCAAGCCAACTTTCTATAACAACTCAACCAACAGCGCCAACTTCAAATGGAGGTGCTTTGGCAACTCAACCAATACTTCAACTTAAAGATCAGTACAATAATAATTGCACTACAGATGGTACTAGCATAGTTACATTGAGCGAAACGGGTGATGGAACTTGGACCGTAGATGGAACAAATCCTACTGCATCTTCAGGTATAATTACCTTTACGGATCTTACTGCAAGCAGTAATGTTGAAGTTGCCAATGCTACACTTACTTTTGAAATTGCTTCTTTTACACTTGCTTCAGATGCTTTTACAATTCCAGTAAATCCTTCTCCAGCACTTACTGCAGCAACAGATCCTACTGTTGATGCTAATTTCAATATTAATTATGCGAACGATGCAACTTGGGAGACAAGTATTGCCTCTGTTAGCTATAATGGATCTTCGCTAGCTTTAGGTACTGATTATACAATTGATACAGGATCAAATTTTATTACTTTTATTCCTTCAGGAGGTAATAGTGAACTTCAAACTCCTCACGATGTAAGTACAAATAGTGAAATTTTGATCGTTGCCAATGGTTATGCCGATGCAACAATAAATCAGAACTTAATTCATGGTGCAGCAAGCCAACTTTCTATAACAACTCAACCAACAGCTCCAGGATCAAATGGAGGTGCTTTGGCAACGCAACCAATTCTTAATCTGCAAGATCAATATGGTAATCTTTGTACTACTGATGATGTTAGCACAGTTACATTGAGCGAAACAGGTGATGGAACTTGGACAGTAGATGGAACAAATCCTACTGCATCCTCAGGTATAATTACCTATACGGATCTTACTGCAAGCAGTAATGTTGAAGTTGCTAATGCTACACTTACTTTTGAAATTGCTTCTTTTACACTTGCTTCAGATGCTTTTACAATTCCAGTAAATCCTTTTCCAGCACTTACTGCAGCAACAGATCCTACTGTTGATGCTAATTTCAATATTAATTATGCGAACGATGTAACTTGGGAGACAAGTATTACCTCTGTTAGTTATAATGGAGCTTCACTAGTTTTAGGTACTGATTATACAATTGACACAGGATCTGATTTTATTACTTTTATTCCTTCAGGAGGTAATAGTGAACTTCAAACTCCTCACGATGGAAGTACAAATAGTGAGATTTTGATCGTTGCTAATGGTTATGCCGATGCAACAATAAATCAGAACTTAATTCATGGTGCCGCAAGTCAATTTTTAATTACTACTCAACCAACAGCTCCAGGATCAAATGGTGGTGTTTTAGTTACTCAACCAGTACTTCAACTTAAAGATCAGTACAATAATAATTGCACTACGGATGGAACAAGTACAGTTACATTAAGCGAAACTGGTGATGGAACCTGGACAGTAGATGGAACAAATCCTGCTGCATCTACTGGAGTCATTACTTTTACTGATTTAACAGCAACAAGTGATGTAAAGGTTGATAATGCAACAATCACCTTTGATTTGGGTTCTTTCTCTTTGGAATCAAATGCATTTATTATCGATGTTAATGCAGCTCCAACTTTAACAGCAGCATTAGGTGCAACTGTAGATGATCCATTTGAAATCTCATACAGTGATAATGTATATTGGGAATCAAATATCGATTCAATAAAATTTAACGGTAATATTGTGCCTTTAAGCGCTTATTCATTCAATTCTACTACTAATAAAATAACTTTTACTCCATCGGCGGATCCTTCCTTGCAAACAGCAATATCGGCTAATTTGGAAATTTTTGTTGCTACTTATGGTGTTGCAAGTGTAACGCAAGAAATAGGGCATGGCGCTGCAGCAAAAATAGCAATGCAAGTAGAACCTGTTGCTTCAGCAGTTAATGGAGATCCATTTACAACGCAACCGATCGTTGAGATTCAAGATCAGTATGATAATGTATGTACAACAAATAGTTCTGTTTCAATAACAGCAAGTGAGGATGATCCAGGAAGTTGGACTCTTGGTGGGGCAAAGGTCGGTACTGTTAGTTCCGGAGTTTTAGCTTATACAGATTTAACAGCAAGTAGCAACTCTGCCGTTACAAATGCATATATATCGTTTACTGCTACTGGACTAACAGGAGAGGGATCAGCTACCTTTAATTTAGGACAGAATTCTCCTCCTACAGATTTTGCTGCAGCGATGAGTGCAACTGTTGATGGAACGTTTATAATTACTTTCACAAATACAAATGATTGGCAGACAGAAATAACCAGTGTAACATATAATGGAAATGCTGTTGATGCAGCTGCTATTGACACGACTATTGATGGACAAATAACATTTGATCCTTCTTTGTCGACAGCATTACAAGTTGCAGGAACAAATGATTTTGTTTTTGTTGCTTCCGGATTTTCAAATTCAAGCTTAACTCAAGAAATTGGTCATGGTGTTCCGACAGCAATTAAAGTGAATGTAGAACCAACCGCACCAGCAAGTAATGGTGGTTTATTGGTACAGCAACCCGAAATCATAAGTCAGGATCAATACCAAAATACTTGTACAGGAGATAATGCTACGACAATATCTGTAGTTAAAGGCGATACTGGTGATTGGACACTTGGAGGTTCACCTAATCAAACACTTGCTAATGGAACATTTGTTTACACAGATTTATCTGCAACAAGTGATGCAGCCGTAAGTGGCGCTTTCTTAACTTTTTCATCTGGAAGTTTTTCCGATGTTAATTCTGCTAGTTTTGATATTCCAGTTAACGCTGTTCCTTCAATAACTGAGGCAACAAACGCAACTGTTGATAATGAATTCTCAATTAATTTTAATGATGATGCTACATGGCGTGGCAATATTACAGATATTCAGTATGATGGTAATTCATTACCAAGCTTGGCTTTTGAAGCTGGAAATGTTGGAAGAATTACCTTTAAGCCTGCAGAATCAGCTTTATTACAAGTGGCGGGTTCAGAGTTGATAACAATTATTTCTAGTGGCTATGCTAATGCTGAATTTACTCAAGAAATCGGACATGGTTCAGTTACTGATTTATTTATTTCGACTCAACCTGTTGGGCCCAATTCTAATGGAGGAAGTTTGGTAACACAACCAATTGTTCATTTGCATGATCAATATGATAATATTTGCACGACAGATAATACGACAAATATTTCTTCAGCAACTTCCGGTGGAACGTGGACTTTAGGAGGAACAGGTGATCTTACTTCTTCAGCTGGTATTTTTACTTTTACAGATTTAACGGCAAGTAGTAGTGCTGAATTAACGACTGCAACAATAACTTTTTCAGCATTTTCTTTAACGGATGTTATTTCTGCTGCTTTCACGATACCTTCTTTGGATGCTTCACCTACTTTGCTTGCCTCTTCAACAGCCACAGTTGATGCAAGTTTTGAAGTGACATTTAGTGCAAATGCTGATTGGCAATTGGCTATTGATTCCATTAGGTATGATTCTAATTTAATTGATCCTGCAGCTTATGATAATTCTCAGTCTGGAAAAATCATATTTGATCCTTCTTTAGATTCTGATTTGCAAGTAGCTGACACTAAAGATTTGGTAGTTTATGCTCAAGGATATGCTAATGCTAGTGTATCGCAAGAAATAAAGCATGGAGCTGCAAATACTTTAAATATCGTATTAGAGCCTAGTGCTCCTGCAGAAAATGGTGCTTTACTGGCTAATCAACCAGCTATTACCATTCGAGATCAATATGGGAATGATTGTACCAGTGAGAATACAATTGAGCTTACTGCTGCTAAAGGAGATACTAATGATTGGAATCTTGGAGGAACTTTGGTAAAGCAAGCTGTGAATGGTTCGGTTAGTTATTCAGATTTAACTGCTTCTAGTTCTGCTGCTGTTACAGGTGCTTTTATTGCATTTTCGGCAAATGGATTAACGACAGTTAATTCTACATCATTCGACATTCCTGATTTAACTGCTGCGCCTGTATTAACAGCTGCAACAGAAGCAAATGTTGATGAAGATTTTACAATTACTTTTACTGATAATGCTGCTTGGCGAGATCAGATTACAGAGATTAAATATGGAACAGAGGTTTTACCTGCTGCAGCTTATGATGCTACTGTTGCTGGAGAAATAACCTTTAAGCCTGCAGAGTCAATTATTTTGCAAGCTGTTGCTAATGAATATCTTTTTATCGTATCAACTTCATTTTTGAAAGATTCAGTGCAACAAGAAATATCGCATGGAGCTGCAAGTATGATTGTAATAACAACTCAACCTTTCGGACCACAAAATAATGGAGATGAATTTAGAACTCAACCGATCGTTAAGATTCAAGATCAGTATTTAAACGATTGTACTACTAATAATGAACAAGAAATTGAAGCTAATGCAACAGGAGGAAGCTGGATTATCGATGGGACTACTTCGATAATGGTAACTAACGGGATTGTTGAATTTACCGATCTTACTGCCAGAAGTACAGATCTGGTTTCAGACGCAACAATCACCTTTTCTGGCACAGGACTAACAAGCCAGGAGTCAGATTCGTTTTTAATTCCAGCACCTCTTTTTGCACCTTCATTAATATCTTCAACTTCTGCTACGGTAGATTCGTTGTTTGATGTAACTTTTTCAACAAATGCAGATTGGCAAGGTAATATCGATTCAATATCTTATGGAGGAACTCTTTTAAGTTCTGATGCATTTGATAAGACTCAATCTGGTAAAATTGTATTTGATCCATCAAAAGATGTTGAAATGCAAGTAGCTGCTACGAAAGAAATTCTGGTTTATTCTAGAGGGTTTCAGGATGCTACTGTTGACCAGGAAATAAAGCATGGTGTTCCAGATACTTTATTGGTAGAAACTCAGCCAGAAGCTCCATTGATTAATGGTGGTACGTTAGATTTACAGCCTAAAATTTCAGTTCGAGATCAATATGATAATGCTTGTTCGGATGAAAATGCATATGAAGTAACAGTTGTGAATGGTGATGGTCAAAATTGGACATTAGGTGGAGCCGTAACTCAGGCAGTTAATGGTGGTGTTATCAATTATAAGGATTTATCAGTATCAAGTGATCTTGCAATAACAGGAGCATTTTTAAGCTTCACAGGTGCTGGAATTACATTAGTTAGTTCTGATCCTTTTGATATTCCAGCATTGCAGAATCCTCCAAATTTATCAGCTCAATTTGATGCAACGGTAGATGCCGATTTTGAATTGGGATTTTTTGGTATAGATGATTCTTGGCCAACTAGTATCGAAATGATTACTTATGAAGGTGATACATTGCCTAGTTCAGCTTATGATGTAGAGTCTGATAAAATCGTATTCCATGTGTCGGAAGATACCTTATTGCAAAAAGCGGGTGTGTTTAATATTGCCGTTAAAGCTTTAGGATATAGTGATGCAACAGTAGAGCAAACGGTTGGACATGGTGTTGCAGCTACAATGAATATTACACAACAACCTCTTGCTCCACCAGCTAATGGTGATTTGTTAGCTCAACAGCCTATTCTAGAATTTTACGATCAATATTCTAACTTATGTGATAGTGATAATGAAAGAATTATTACTGTTTCGAGAAATGATGAAGGCGTTTGGGATTTAGCCGGTACGCTCGAAAAAACCGCTGTGGATGGTGTTGTTACTTTTGATGATTTATCCGCATTTTCAACAGGTCCGATAACTGGTGCTGAGATTTTATTTAGCTCTACTGATATAGACGGAGTTGTTGCGGATCCATTTGATATTCCTGATGTTTCATCTCCTCCAGTGTTGAATGCGGCAGTTGGAGCAACAGTAGATAATCCTTTTGTTATTTCGTTTACCGAAGATTCTGTTTGGCGAAATCGTATTAATGTAGTAATTGTTAATGATAGTGTTTTAGTTGCGGAGAGTTATGACTTCTCACAAGTTGGAGAGTTGAAGCTGATTCCTTCTGACTCAGAATTTTTGCAAAAGAATGGAAGCTTTGAAGTAATCGTGCAATCTAGAGGATTTTCTCATGATACTGTACAACAGGATATTCAGCATGGTGTAGCTGATAGTTTACTAATGTTGAAGCAGCCAACAGCTCCAGAAGTTAATGGAGATCTATTGGCACAACAACCTGAATTGAAATTGGCAGATCAGTATTTAAATGATTGTATTACAGATAATACAACCATGGTAAGCGTAGAAAAATATGACAACAAAGCATGGGAGCTGAGTGGAACTTTGGAAGTTTCGGCTGTTGAAGGTGCGGTTAATTTTACGGATCTTGTTGCAACCAGCGAAATAGCTATCGATTCAGCTTATCTTCAATTCTTATTTTCTGGAGATACCGTCGTTTCAAGTTTATTTACTTTGCCGGTTCCAATAATTGAATTGACTGCAGCTGCAGATGTTACGGTTGATAATGAATTTACAATTCAAGCTAGTGATAATGCAAGTTGGAGAGATTCAATATCAGCTATTAGTTTCGCAGGTGAAACTTTGGTAGATACTTCTTATTTAATTGAAGCTGGTAACATTACTTTCTATCCTTCTCTTGATTCAATATTGCAAATTGCAAGAACAGATACGATTGTAATCGTAGCGAATGGATATGCTAATGCAATGGTTGAACAGATTATTGAACATGGTGTAGCAACAGAAATGGTATTTGTTGATCAGCCTATTGGGCCGGAAAATAACGGAGATACACTTGCACAACAACCAAAATTACAGTTGCTTGATCAATACAAAAACAATTGTGATAATGATAATGCAACACAAGTGTTGACAGCAAAGTATTCTGATGGTAGTGATACGGATGTCGTTGACTTATGGGATTTAGGTGGTGTTAAAACAATTACTGCTATTGAAGGTCTTGTGAAATATTTGGACTTAACTGCTACAAGTGAAAATAGAGTAGAAGGGGCAAGATTACTTTTTACTTCTGATGCTCTTCCAAATGTTGTATCTGATAGTTTTGATATTGTTATTCCACCACCACCAGTAATTGTGGGGAATCCAAATGCCAATGTAGATGAAAGTTTCTTTGTAGAATTTACTGATAATAAAACGTGGAGATCTTTAATTGATGATATACGTTATGGAATTCGAAGTTTAGAAGGAAGGTATGATATTTCGGTACCAGGTAGGATTACTTTTGATCCAACGGTAACATCAATTCTTCAAAAATCTGGAGTTGATTCGATATATATTTATTCTCAAAATTACGATACCGTTCGATTTGAGCAAGTATTGCATCATGGAAAATCGAAGTATCTTGTAATTCTGAAGGAACCATCAGCGCCATTAACTAATGGAGATGCCTTTTTAAGACAGCCACAGCTGCAGTTACAAGATCAGTATAGAAACTATTGCGAAACAGATAACGAAACGCCAATAGCGGTTAAAAAAGGTGATGATGGTGATTGGACACTTTCTGGTACATTCACACAGATTGCAGTAGAAGGACTAGTTAGCTATACTGATTTGTCAGCAACAAGTACTATGGAAGTTGAGGGGGCACGTCTCGAATTTGAAGGGACTGGTATTATACCAAAACTTTCTCAGTCATTTACAATTCCAGAGCCACAAGTAAATAGAGCTGGAGAAGCGAATGCTAATCCCGAACTGGTTTGTTATGGCGAAAATTCGAGCATAACACTCGTTGGGTTCGATGGAACAATTCAGTGGCAGAAGTACAATGAATTAGATGATGTATTTGTTGATGTAGATGGTGAAACTTCGGAAATCTTCGTTACAGATGAAGTTGTTGAAAATGCAATATATCGTGCTATGGTTAGCAAAGAAGGATTTACTACTCAGTATTCCAATGCTGTAACAGTGAGTCCAATAGAAGCTCCAATCGCTGATTTTACATTCGAAATGGAATACAATCAAGTTGAATTCACAAATTTAAGTGTTAATGCAACTTCGATCGTTTGGGAGTTTGGTGATGGTATGATAAGTAGTGATTTTGAGCCAAGCCATTCATTTGTTTTGGATAATTCAGAAGGAACGGGTTATATTGTTACGCTTACAGCTTCCAACGAGGCTTGTCCTGATAGTGAAAAACAGCAACAAATCTTTATCACAACAGGCATAAATGAATTGCTTGCTCAAGAAAGTATTGCCGTTTATCCAAATCCAAGTAGAGGAGAGTTTTTTGTAGAGCTTTCTAATTCAGATAAAGATGGGGTGTTGAGAATATTTGATCAGTCAGGTAAAGTGGTTGCGACGCGTAAATTAGAGCCGTCACTTAATAAAAACCGAATACCATTTGACCTGTCGAATTTAAATGCTGGAATTTATTTCCTTACCATTCGATATACCGATAAGGTAGTACGAACGAAACTGGTTATTCAATAA